The Aeromicrobium sp. Leaf245 genome includes a region encoding these proteins:
- the tig gene encoding trigger factor — translation MKSTTESLSPTRVKLTIEVPFEEFQPSLDKAYKTIGAQITIPGFRKGKVPAAIVDQRIGRSAVLDEAINGALPGWYSEALQQAEIQPLSQPEIDLTKFSDGEDIEITAELDVRPTIELPDLAAIEVQVADAEVTDADVDEQIDALRDRFAVTLDVDRAAADGDAVTIDLVARDKDGADIEGADAKGLPYTIGSGTLLDGLDEALIGLEKGATTTFSTELVGGELKGTPVDVTVTLNDVKERQVADLDEEFVQTASEFDTVDELKADVRERLVRGKRMEQAAEARDLVLEEVVGTVEAPLPETVVAEELQGRREQIMQQLSYAGISFDTYLEDEGQTAEEFEAELERRVRDSIVAQFVLDQVVADSEIGIENDELTQHIMRRAQESGEDPNSYIQHIMEHNHVPEMVSEVLRGKALATLMQQATVKDASGTVLELGKLRADGSIADDEVETNDESADAAEPEVSEESDKA, via the coding sequence GTGAAGAGCACCACCGAGTCCCTGAGCCCCACCCGCGTCAAGCTCACGATCGAGGTGCCGTTCGAGGAGTTCCAGCCCAGCCTCGACAAGGCCTACAAGACGATCGGCGCGCAGATCACCATCCCCGGCTTCCGCAAGGGCAAGGTGCCGGCGGCCATCGTCGACCAGCGGATCGGCCGCAGCGCCGTCCTCGACGAGGCCATCAACGGCGCACTGCCCGGCTGGTACAGCGAGGCGCTGCAGCAGGCCGAGATCCAGCCGCTGAGCCAGCCCGAGATCGACCTCACCAAGTTCTCCGACGGTGAGGACATCGAGATCACCGCCGAGCTCGACGTGCGCCCGACGATCGAGCTGCCCGACCTCGCCGCCATCGAGGTCCAGGTCGCCGACGCCGAGGTCACCGACGCCGACGTCGACGAGCAGATCGACGCCCTGCGCGACCGCTTCGCCGTCACGCTGGACGTCGACCGTGCGGCCGCCGACGGCGACGCCGTGACCATCGACCTCGTCGCGCGCGACAAGGACGGTGCCGACATCGAGGGCGCCGACGCCAAGGGCCTGCCCTACACGATCGGCTCGGGCACGCTGCTCGACGGCCTCGACGAGGCGCTCATCGGCCTCGAGAAGGGCGCGACGACGACGTTCTCCACCGAGCTGGTGGGCGGTGAGCTGAAGGGCACGCCGGTCGACGTCACCGTCACCCTCAACGACGTCAAGGAGCGCCAGGTCGCCGACCTGGACGAGGAGTTCGTCCAGACGGCGTCGGAGTTCGACACCGTCGATGAGCTCAAGGCCGACGTCCGCGAGCGTCTCGTGCGCGGCAAGCGCATGGAGCAGGCCGCGGAGGCCCGCGACCTCGTGCTCGAGGAGGTCGTCGGCACGGTCGAGGCGCCGCTGCCCGAGACCGTCGTCGCCGAGGAGCTCCAGGGCCGCCGCGAGCAGATCATGCAGCAGCTCTCGTACGCCGGCATCTCCTTCGACACCTACCTCGAGGACGAGGGCCAGACGGCCGAGGAGTTCGAGGCCGAGCTGGAGCGTCGGGTCCGCGACTCGATCGTCGCCCAGTTCGTGCTCGACCAGGTCGTCGCCGACTCCGAGATCGGCATCGAGAACGACGAGCTGACGCAGCACATCATGCGTCGCGCCCAGGAGTCGGGCGAGGACCCGAACTCCTACATCCAGCACATCATGGAGCACAACCACGTGCCCGAGATGGTGAGCGAGGTGCTGCGCGGCAAGGCGCTCGCCACCCTCATGCAGCAGGCCACGGTCAAGGACGCGTCCGGCACCGTGCTCGAGCTCGGCAAGCTGCGCGCCGACGGCTCGATCGCCGACGACGAGGTCGAGACGAACGACGAGTCCGCCGACGCCGCCGAGCCCGAGGTCTCCGAGGAGTCCGACAAGGCCTGA
- a CDS encoding alkaline phosphatase has protein sequence MSRRDLVVSGLGLTVGAGVVASTLRPSAAPASRHQHFQHGLASGDPLPDGFVLWTRVSPAPDATPGSGRGGPADVAWQVALDDGFADVVAEGTASTDAGRDHTVKLDVRALRPATTYWYRFTHGPDTVTGRTRTAPAVDAAVDRLRLGVVCCANWQAGHFGAYRHLLDHDLDAVVHLGDYLYEYEPGRYSHGADWTDVRRHDPPHETVTLEDYRRRHAQYKTDPDLSRLHAALPMIATWDDHEVADGWFPEGAYEHDPAAEGPWTRRRDAALRAYDEWMPVRLSGTATVGDGTTIQRRFRFGSLVELTMLDLRSRRDERVEPRDVALADERRTLTGTDQESWLAQGLEASTARWKLVGNPVMVAPMLMPPRPRGEELALRDTTDPMTWGSPEPNTDTWDGYPAERRRLLQGLADAGVGDVVFLSGDVHTAWANEVELDGRPVATELVCSSITSNNVDDFMGTAPRTVSLAMEEAIGALNPHVRFVNLDDHGYSVVELTPSEARWEWHAVSDRRDPDASSRLLAARRVRSGSARVLPV, from the coding sequence ATGAGCCGACGTGACCTCGTGGTCAGCGGTCTCGGACTCACCGTCGGCGCCGGGGTCGTCGCCTCCACCCTGCGGCCCTCGGCCGCGCCGGCCAGTCGGCACCAGCACTTCCAGCACGGACTGGCGTCCGGGGACCCGCTGCCCGACGGCTTCGTGCTGTGGACCCGCGTCTCGCCCGCGCCCGACGCCACGCCCGGCTCGGGACGCGGGGGACCGGCCGACGTGGCCTGGCAGGTGGCGCTCGACGACGGCTTCGCCGATGTGGTGGCGGAGGGCACGGCGAGCACCGACGCCGGACGAGATCACACCGTGAAGCTCGACGTCCGCGCGCTCCGACCCGCCACGACCTACTGGTACCGGTTCACCCACGGACCGGACACGGTCACCGGTCGCACCCGGACCGCCCCGGCCGTCGACGCGGCCGTGGACCGGCTCCGGCTCGGCGTGGTGTGCTGCGCCAACTGGCAGGCCGGCCACTTCGGCGCCTACCGCCACCTGCTCGACCACGACCTCGACGCCGTCGTGCACCTCGGCGACTACCTCTACGAGTACGAGCCCGGTCGCTACTCCCACGGAGCGGACTGGACCGACGTGAGACGCCACGACCCTCCGCACGAGACCGTCACGCTCGAGGACTACCGGCGCCGGCACGCGCAGTACAAGACCGACCCCGACCTGAGCCGCCTGCACGCCGCGCTGCCGATGATCGCCACGTGGGACGACCACGAGGTCGCGGACGGCTGGTTCCCCGAGGGTGCGTACGAGCACGACCCCGCGGCCGAGGGCCCCTGGACCCGCCGACGCGACGCCGCGCTGAGGGCCTACGACGAGTGGATGCCCGTGCGACTGTCGGGCACGGCGACGGTCGGCGACGGCACGACGATCCAGCGCCGCTTCCGCTTCGGCAGCCTCGTCGAGCTGACGATGCTCGACCTGCGCAGCCGCCGAGACGAGCGGGTCGAGCCGCGCGACGTCGCCCTCGCCGACGAGCGGCGCACGCTCACCGGCACGGACCAGGAGTCCTGGCTGGCGCAGGGGCTCGAGGCCTCGACCGCCCGGTGGAAGCTCGTCGGGAACCCGGTGATGGTGGCGCCGATGCTCATGCCGCCGCGGCCGCGCGGGGAGGAGCTGGCGCTGCGCGACACGACCGACCCCATGACCTGGGGCTCCCCGGAGCCGAACACCGACACGTGGGACGGCTATCCCGCCGAGCGTCGGCGGCTGCTGCAGGGTCTGGCCGACGCCGGCGTCGGCGACGTGGTGTTCCTCAGCGGCGACGTCCACACGGCGTGGGCCAACGAGGTGGAGCTCGACGGCCGGCCGGTGGCCACGGAGCTCGTGTGCAGCTCGATCACCAGCAACAACGTCGACGACTTCATGGGCACGGCGCCACGCACCGTCTCTCTAGCGATGGAGGAGGCGATCGGTGCGCTCAACCCGCACGTGCGGTTCGTCAACCTCGACGACCACGGCTACAGCGTGGTGGAGCTGACGCCCTCGGAGGCGAGGTGGGAGTGGCACGCCGTCAGCGACCGTCGCGATCCCGACGCGTCGTCGCGGTTGCTCGCCGCGCGTCGCGTCCGGTCGGGCTCCGCGCGCGTGCTCCCCGTCTGA
- a CDS encoding carboxypeptidase-like regulatory domain-containing protein, which produces MKHPRRLVAVLLATVLGTTLLAAPAAATARGTLVIARAPAEVIELFVEKREGDAWRRVDWTWGNDYTARVLEDTIEFDVPPGDYRVSFQRNVSSLHRHDAPDLTTTFYPGVERAEQATAVAIVGGQTRDLTSLRPLPGGHVTGTAKREDRTPLPANAGVEALQERAGHWQTAGVSLLAPDGSYDVGGLGSAPTVLRVFAGGSTTTGGTWQGPDAETFSGSATDLASAERIDVSSGRVTSVDPIAVAPNGTLSGTARDADGRPLAGVEVEVDHLRGVVRTAPDGSWDVGPVRAGSYDVLLRDPQDRVEFQRRDAVVELRRDTVVDTTHAHHRPVWTEAPSFVPVDRLGMMGQTITVDPGVLKQDDAVVTSIDWYVGPEDSPPRIATGPTYTPPMDSEVDQVHVIVTARRRGVEATARTVRDVMLRYPEYFTGRPTTSTTAPVAHELLTARTGTLSPTPSTTSWQWLRDGKAIKGATGARYRPTASDVGRNVVAQATVQRPGYARAVVRSTSRDVTSARSSVKATLTPRGGRRVAVSARVSVAKVSAAYVDGSLDLYRSRKGSDRIGTIRVVDGRATTTLARQPKGKRTYWVRFRPSRDGMTTSQGARTSTRVR; this is translated from the coding sequence ATGAAGCACCCGCGTCGTCTCGTCGCCGTCCTGCTGGCGACGGTGCTCGGGACCACCCTCCTGGCTGCCCCGGCCGCGGCGACCGCGCGCGGCACGCTCGTGATCGCGCGTGCCCCCGCCGAGGTGATCGAGCTCTTCGTCGAGAAGCGCGAGGGCGACGCCTGGCGCCGGGTCGACTGGACGTGGGGCAATGACTACACCGCACGGGTCCTCGAGGACACCATCGAGTTCGACGTGCCTCCGGGCGACTACCGCGTCTCGTTCCAGCGCAACGTCTCGAGCCTCCACCGGCACGACGCACCCGACCTGACCACGACCTTCTACCCCGGGGTGGAGCGCGCGGAGCAGGCGACGGCGGTCGCGATCGTGGGCGGGCAGACCCGCGACCTGACCTCTCTCCGGCCTCTGCCGGGTGGCCACGTCACCGGCACCGCGAAGCGAGAGGACCGGACGCCGCTGCCGGCCAACGCGGGGGTCGAGGCGCTGCAAGAGCGCGCCGGTCACTGGCAGACGGCCGGTGTCTCTCTCCTCGCTCCAGACGGCTCCTACGACGTGGGCGGGCTCGGGTCCGCGCCGACGGTCCTGCGCGTCTTCGCGGGCGGGTCGACCACCACCGGGGGCACATGGCAAGGCCCCGACGCCGAGACGTTCTCCGGCAGCGCGACGGACCTCGCGTCGGCCGAACGCATCGACGTCTCGTCCGGCCGCGTGACCTCGGTCGACCCGATCGCCGTGGCGCCGAACGGGACACTCTCGGGGACAGCGCGGGACGCCGACGGCCGGCCTCTCGCGGGAGTCGAGGTCGAGGTCGACCACCTGAGGGGGGTCGTCCGGACCGCGCCCGACGGGAGCTGGGACGTCGGGCCGGTGCGTGCAGGCTCCTACGACGTCTTGCTTCGCGACCCGCAGGACCGCGTCGAGTTCCAGAGGCGCGACGCCGTCGTGGAGCTGCGCCGGGACACCGTCGTGGACACGACCCACGCGCACCACCGCCCGGTGTGGACCGAGGCTCCATCCTTCGTCCCGGTCGACCGCCTCGGCATGATGGGGCAGACGATCACCGTCGATCCGGGCGTCCTGAAGCAGGACGACGCCGTGGTCACCTCGATCGACTGGTACGTCGGCCCGGAGGACTCCCCGCCGCGGATCGCCACCGGCCCGACCTACACACCCCCGATGGACTCGGAGGTGGACCAGGTCCACGTGATCGTCACGGCCCGACGTCGAGGTGTCGAGGCGACGGCACGAACCGTCAGGGACGTCATGCTCCGTTATCCGGAGTACTTCACCGGCAGACCGACCACGTCGACGACGGCGCCCGTCGCTCACGAGCTGCTCACCGCCCGCACCGGCACGCTGTCCCCCACGCCGAGCACCACCAGCTGGCAGTGGCTCCGCGACGGGAAGGCGATCAAGGGCGCCACCGGAGCCCGGTACCGGCCCACCGCGTCCGACGTCGGGCGCAACGTCGTCGCGCAGGCGACGGTCCAGCGTCCGGGATACGCCCGTGCAGTCGTGCGGAGCACGTCGCGCGACGTCACGTCGGCCCGCAGCAGCGTGAAGGCCACGCTGACGCCGCGCGGTGGCCGTCGCGTCGCGGTGTCGGCGAGGGTGAGCGTCGCGAAGGTCAGCGCCGCCTACGTCGACGGCTCACTGGACCTCTACCGGTCGAGGAAGGGTTCGGACCGCATCGGGACGATCCGCGTCGTGGACGGTCGGGCGACCACGACCCTCGCCCGCCAGCCGAAGGGGAAGCGGACGTACTGGGTCCGCTTCCGACCCTCGCGGGACGGGATGACGACGTCACAGGGTGCACGGACGAGCACACGGGTGCGCTGA
- a CDS encoding MsnO8 family LLM class oxidoreductase gives MRLSLLDRSRTRVGRPDGEGLTGSVERAVWAEQLGYERFWVAEHHGVPGIASGSPPVLMAAIGAATSRIRIGSGGIMLPHHQPFVVAEQLRMLEALNPGRVDVGLGRSSGFTPPVRAALREAADAPDRFADDVRELRDHLTGAGTVTVRPQGGPVPMFLLATGRGIALAAELGLPVVVGGPVLWSDELPKALAGYRRSFVPSSEQDRPSVVVSADVHVADDVETARELALPEAWAMAVSRRTGEFPPLESPASIRAQDWPDQVRRRVETSLDRAIAGDAATVRRTLERLADRTGADELLASTSTWDREALRAADTALRALV, from the coding sequence GTGAGGCTCTCGCTGCTCGACCGCTCCCGGACCCGCGTCGGCCGCCCCGACGGCGAGGGGCTGACGGGAAGCGTGGAACGTGCCGTCTGGGCCGAGCAGCTCGGCTACGAGCGCTTCTGGGTGGCCGAGCACCACGGCGTCCCCGGCATCGCCAGCGGGTCACCGCCCGTGCTCATGGCGGCGATCGGGGCGGCGACGTCACGCATCCGGATCGGGTCGGGCGGCATCATGCTCCCCCACCACCAGCCGTTCGTGGTGGCCGAGCAGCTGCGGATGCTCGAGGCGCTGAACCCGGGTCGCGTCGACGTCGGGCTCGGCCGGTCGTCCGGCTTCACCCCGCCCGTCCGTGCCGCCCTGCGGGAGGCCGCGGACGCCCCGGACCGCTTCGCCGACGACGTGCGCGAGCTTCGCGACCACCTGACCGGCGCGGGCACGGTGACGGTGCGGCCGCAGGGCGGCCCCGTCCCGATGTTCCTGCTCGCCACCGGCCGGGGCATCGCCCTGGCCGCCGAGCTGGGTCTGCCCGTGGTCGTCGGTGGACCGGTGCTGTGGTCCGACGAGCTGCCGAAGGCCCTCGCGGGCTACCGTCGCAGCTTCGTGCCCTCGTCGGAGCAGGACCGACCGTCGGTCGTGGTGTCGGCCGACGTGCACGTGGCCGACGACGTCGAGACGGCCCGCGAGCTGGCGCTGCCCGAGGCGTGGGCCATGGCGGTCTCGCGCCGGACGGGCGAGTTCCCACCGCTGGAGTCACCCGCGTCGATCCGCGCCCAGGACTGGCCCGACCAGGTGCGCAGGCGGGTGGAGACGTCGCTGGACCGCGCGATCGCCGGGGACGCGGCCACCGTGCGGCGCACCCTCGAGCGCCTGGCCGACCGCACCGGAGCCGACGAGCTGCTGGCCTCCACCTCCACGTGGGACCGCGAGGCCCTGCGCGCCGCCGACACCGCCCTCCGCGCCCTCGTCTGA
- a CDS encoding AAA family ATPase: protein MDAVVELVRGRLPACGSTTVVAIDGPSGSGKSSLADELAGRTDAVVLRTDTFVPGWRGLSQMPPALARDLLAPLARDEVARPRRWSWVRDTWLPGLPVEPAPLLVLDGCGSGSRPLRPFLSALVWVEADVETRRTRALARDGEAYEPWWDVWAGQERALFAAEGTRSAADLVLRTDRP, encoded by the coding sequence ATGGACGCCGTGGTCGAGCTGGTGCGCGGACGACTGCCGGCGTGCGGCTCCACCACGGTGGTGGCGATCGACGGTCCGAGCGGGTCCGGCAAGTCGTCGCTCGCGGACGAGCTGGCGGGACGGACCGACGCGGTGGTGCTGCGGACCGACACCTTCGTGCCGGGATGGCGAGGGTTGTCGCAGATGCCCCCCGCTCTGGCCCGCGACCTGCTGGCCCCCCTCGCACGTGACGAGGTCGCACGGCCCCGACGGTGGAGCTGGGTGCGCGACACCTGGCTGCCCGGCCTGCCGGTCGAGCCCGCACCGCTGCTCGTGCTCGACGGCTGCGGCAGCGGCTCGCGACCGCTCCGCCCCTTCCTGAGCGCGCTCGTCTGGGTCGAGGCCGACGTCGAGACCCGCAGGACCCGCGCCCTGGCACGCGACGGTGAGGCGTACGAGCCGTGGTGGGACGTGTGGGCCGGGCAGGAGCGCGCCCTGTTCGCCGCGGAAGGGACCCGCAGCGCAGCCGATCTGGTGCTCCGGACCGATCGCCCCTGA
- a CDS encoding calcium-binding protein, protein MKRTTFAAAAAAVIGVVPLALVVTSPAQAASSYSCGGYKATIVGTNGADEIEGTRGRDVIVSLGGSDEIDGNGGNDVICSGYGNDEVEGGTGADLVYAGYGNDDVDGDSGNDRLHGGPGRDELDGGASRDKVYGQDGNDLVEGGAAKDVVSGGKGDDRVYQGSEPDDD, encoded by the coding sequence ATGAAGCGCACCACCTTCGCAGCAGCAGCGGCCGCCGTCATCGGCGTCGTCCCGCTCGCCCTCGTCGTCACCTCCCCCGCCCAGGCCGCGTCCTCGTACTCCTGCGGCGGCTACAAGGCCACCATCGTCGGCACGAACGGGGCCGACGAGATCGAGGGGACGCGCGGACGTGACGTGATCGTGTCCCTCGGTGGCAGCGACGAGATCGACGGCAACGGCGGCAACGACGTCATCTGCTCCGGCTACGGCAACGACGAGGTCGAGGGCGGCACGGGCGCCGACCTGGTCTACGCCGGGTACGGCAACGACGACGTGGACGGCGACTCCGGCAACGACCGTCTGCACGGTGGTCCCGGGCGCGACGAGCTCGACGGTGGCGCGAGCCGCGACAAGGTCTACGGCCAGGACGGCAACGACCTCGTCGAGGGCGGAGCTGCGAAGGACGTCGTGAGCGGCGGCAAGGGCGACGACCGCGTCTACCAGGGCAGCGAGCCCGACGACGACTGA
- a CDS encoding alkene reductase: MTTVFDPITVGAWELPQRFVMAPLTRNRAEAGGVPGALAAEYYGQRAGAGLIVTEGTQPSAVGQGYLATPGLHSAEQVEGWRGVAEAVHADGGRVVAQLMHVGRIAHPDNKDGLETVAPSAIAAPNQMVTAEGQKPHVEPRALETSEIPGIVEEFVRASRNAVEAGLDGVEVHGANGYLLHQFLAPSTNERSDEYGGTPENRARLTVEVVRAVAEAIGADKVGLRISPAHNIQGVLEEDADDTRATYLALVDGIADLGLAYLSILGDPGSDLFRELRSHFGGVVIANTGFTEVTDLDEVKHIVDGDLADLVAVGRPFLANPDLVERWRDGDELNEPNPDTFYGGGAEGYTDYPTRDAA; this comes from the coding sequence ATGACCACCGTCTTCGACCCGATCACCGTCGGCGCCTGGGAGCTGCCGCAGCGCTTCGTCATGGCGCCGCTGACCCGCAACCGCGCCGAGGCCGGAGGCGTGCCCGGAGCCCTCGCCGCCGAGTACTACGGCCAGCGCGCCGGTGCCGGACTGATCGTCACCGAGGGGACGCAGCCGTCGGCCGTCGGCCAGGGCTACCTCGCCACCCCGGGCCTCCACTCCGCCGAGCAGGTCGAGGGCTGGCGCGGCGTCGCCGAGGCCGTGCACGCCGACGGCGGTCGCGTCGTCGCGCAGCTCATGCACGTGGGTCGCATCGCCCACCCCGACAACAAGGACGGCCTCGAGACGGTCGCGCCCAGCGCCATCGCCGCGCCGAACCAGATGGTGACCGCCGAGGGACAGAAGCCGCACGTGGAGCCCCGCGCCCTCGAGACGTCGGAGATCCCCGGCATCGTCGAGGAGTTCGTCCGGGCCTCGCGCAACGCCGTGGAGGCCGGGCTCGACGGCGTGGAGGTGCACGGCGCCAACGGCTACCTGCTCCACCAGTTCCTCGCGCCGTCCACGAACGAGCGCAGCGACGAGTACGGCGGCACCCCGGAGAACCGCGCACGCCTGACAGTCGAGGTCGTCCGGGCCGTGGCCGAGGCCATCGGCGCCGACAAGGTCGGCCTGCGCATCTCGCCCGCCCACAACATCCAGGGCGTGCTCGAGGAGGACGCCGACGACACGCGCGCCACCTACCTCGCGCTCGTCGACGGCATCGCCGACCTGGGCCTGGCCTACCTGAGCATCCTCGGCGACCCCGGGAGCGACCTCTTCCGCGAGCTGCGCAGCCACTTCGGTGGCGTCGTGATCGCGAACACCGGGTTCACCGAGGTCACGGACCTCGACGAGGTCAAGCACATCGTCGACGGCGACCTCGCCGACCTCGTGGCCGTGGGCCGTCCGTTCCTGGCCAACCCCGACCTCGTCGAGCGCTGGCGCGACGGCGACGAGCTCAACGAGCCGAACCCGGACACCTTCTACGGTGGCGGCGCCGAGGGGTACACCGACTACCCCACGCGCGACGCGGCCTGA
- a CDS encoding NAD(P)/FAD-dependent oxidoreductase → MADVVVVGAGVSGVACARELEAAGHTVVLRDTGRRPGGRMALRRHGDRVVDIGASYFTVRGDAFAAVVDDWERRGLARPWTDTFTAWSDGEREPKPGPVRWSAPHGLRSLVQDLAEGLDIRSADPVEHVTVGERPSVDGQQTDAVVLAMPDPQARRLVATGTAAHDALDDPYEPALALTVGWERRTWPEEDGVFVGDHPDLTWVADDGLRRGDRAPVLVAHSTAERARRHLADPASAADPMLAALREVVDVPGDEPSLVHVQRWTFARPAQEREAPFHLDDDGIGACGDSWGPSSSVEAAFVSGRALGRALVERLA, encoded by the coding sequence ATGGCAGACGTCGTGGTGGTGGGAGCCGGCGTGTCCGGCGTCGCGTGCGCCCGTGAGCTGGAGGCCGCAGGACACACGGTGGTGCTGCGCGACACCGGCCGTCGACCCGGCGGCCGCATGGCCCTGCGCCGCCACGGCGACCGTGTGGTCGACATCGGCGCCAGCTACTTCACGGTCCGCGGCGACGCCTTCGCCGCCGTCGTGGACGACTGGGAGCGCCGAGGGCTCGCGCGACCGTGGACCGACACGTTCACGGCGTGGTCCGACGGCGAGCGGGAGCCGAAGCCTGGCCCCGTCCGGTGGTCCGCGCCCCACGGGCTCCGTTCCCTCGTCCAGGACCTGGCCGAGGGTCTCGACATCCGCAGCGCGGACCCCGTGGAGCACGTGACCGTCGGGGAGCGGCCGAGCGTCGACGGGCAGCAGACCGACGCCGTCGTGCTCGCCATGCCGGACCCCCAGGCCCGCAGGCTCGTGGCGACCGGCACCGCCGCCCACGACGCCCTCGACGATCCCTACGAGCCGGCCCTCGCCCTCACCGTCGGCTGGGAACGGCGCACCTGGCCCGAGGAGGACGGCGTCTTCGTCGGTGACCACCCCGACCTCACGTGGGTCGCCGACGACGGGCTGCGCCGTGGCGACCGGGCCCCGGTCCTCGTCGCGCACAGCACCGCCGAGCGCGCCCGCCGGCACCTGGCCGACCCCGCCTCGGCCGCCGACCCGATGCTCGCCGCGCTGCGCGAGGTGGTCGACGTGCCGGGCGACGAGCCCTCGCTCGTCCACGTGCAGCGGTGGACCTTCGCCCGCCCCGCACAGGAGCGCGAGGCGCCCTTCCACCTCGACGACGACGGCATCGGCGCGTGCGGCGACTCCTGGGGCCCGTCATCGTCCGTCGAGGCGGCCTTCGTGTCGGGCCGCGCCCTCGGTCGCGCGCTCGTCGAGCGACTCGCCTGA